A segment of the Huiozyma naganishii CBS 8797 chromosome 12, complete genome genome:
TGCTCTTGCACTTGCACCGACCCCCCCACACACGATGGCTGCTACGGTCCCCGCGAGAGCACAGGTCCTGTCCGTGTACAGACAGTTCATCAAGAACGCAAACCAGTTCACTAACTACAACTTCAGAGAGTACTTCCTCCGCAGGACGCggaacactttcaagcAGAACAAGACCGTGGAGGACCCAGCACGGCTGGCCGCGTTGTTCGGAGAGGCGAGGGCTGAGCTGAAAGTGCTCAAGAGACAGTC
Coding sequences within it:
- the ISD11 gene encoding Isd11p (similar to Saccharomyces cerevisiae ISD11 (YER048W-A); ancestral locus Anc_7.219) — protein: MAATVPARAQVLSVYRQFIKNANQFTNYNFREYFLRRTRNTFKQNKTVEDPARLAALFGEARAELKVLKRQSVISQMYTFDKTVVEPLNKRSHG